In one Leptospira fletcheri genomic region, the following are encoded:
- a CDS encoding DUF455 family protein, producing the protein MTSLNQFAEFILRSERLEDKLYSPENFPEDDFSLPFFLPDHPARGAKIAFSDKRSKIPRLEHLNNEENRIFSLHHFANHELMAVELFAWAILKFQDAPTSVRKSFYRTLLEEQSHLRLYLECIRSGGVDLGDKPLNYIFWKQTPNMNTLEKFYAVMAISFEGANLDFSEIYRMAFEKFGDTEKAAIMDRVHKDEIRHVKRGVKVLFGDSTKGIDQWHKYRELISHPFTPRRAKGTFYFPELRMKAGLSPEFARELGLYEDEYEGTTNARILKDVLGIGGVV; encoded by the coding sequence GTGACCTCCTTAAACCAATTCGCAGAATTCATACTCCGTTCCGAAAGGCTGGAGGATAAACTCTATTCTCCGGAGAACTTTCCGGAAGACGATTTTTCACTTCCGTTTTTTCTTCCCGATCATCCTGCCCGAGGGGCGAAAATCGCATTTTCCGACAAAAGATCGAAGATCCCCAGATTGGAGCATTTGAATAACGAAGAGAATCGGATTTTCTCCCTGCATCATTTTGCGAACCACGAACTGATGGCAGTGGAATTATTCGCCTGGGCGATTTTGAAATTTCAGGATGCGCCTACTAGCGTACGAAAAAGTTTTTATCGAACCTTACTGGAGGAACAATCTCATCTGCGATTATATTTGGAATGCATAAGGTCCGGAGGTGTGGATTTGGGGGATAAACCTTTGAACTATATCTTTTGGAAGCAGACTCCGAACATGAACACATTAGAAAAATTTTATGCCGTAATGGCTATTTCTTTCGAAGGCGCAAACTTGGATTTTTCAGAGATCTATCGAATGGCATTCGAAAAATTCGGAGATACGGAAAAGGCCGCGATCATGGATCGAGTGCACAAGGACGAGATTCGACACGTCAAAAGAGGCGTTAAGGTCCTTTTTGGGGATTCGACGAAAGGGATCGACCAGTGGCACAAATACAGAGAATTGATTTCTCATCCCTTTACTCCGCGTCGTGCAAAAGGAACCTTCTATTTTCCCGAACTTAGGATGAAAGCGGGCCTATCTCCGGAATTTGCGAGAGAGCTTGGTCTATACGAAGACGAATATGAAGGTACTACGAATGCCCGAATACTGAAGGACGTTCTGGGAATCGGAGGAGTCGTTTAA
- a CDS encoding LIC_13346 family putative lipoprotein encodes MNLRLSFNSTAAYSILFICIHGLSRCSLLPDWMSGEKALLDESHKTRIYWNLSQVPKTSESYENKPSNLRYIVVSSEAHQEGIWKGEVDLWETKSEFLDSLPKTIFFPKFTFKAGLFTGSSKLVEGDVTNPKRISFLPKMNEVWDWEGNTFPKSATSILSKRIPLEDWSLTFELSPEEAWLSKESRNLGSGAEIVWENLRTRGSLLTTDFVHPSGKTFPYADYDYRQVGFIALPRVPDALPVWIFRREKGEIWAWGIIPEELLSSQTLVRQRSIQGSKFSSFLFYDVSSNIPFTTRADLRNYPIIILSDQNNAK; translated from the coding sequence TTGAATCTTAGACTTTCTTTTAATAGTACCGCAGCCTATAGCATTCTCTTCATTTGCATCCACGGACTTTCTCGCTGTTCTCTCCTGCCGGATTGGATGTCGGGGGAAAAAGCACTCCTAGACGAATCTCACAAGACTCGGATTTACTGGAATCTATCTCAAGTTCCGAAAACTTCCGAAAGCTACGAAAATAAACCGAGCAATTTGCGCTATATCGTGGTGAGTAGCGAAGCCCACCAAGAAGGAATCTGGAAAGGAGAAGTGGATCTTTGGGAAACGAAATCCGAATTTTTGGATTCTCTTCCTAAAACGATTTTTTTTCCGAAATTTACGTTTAAGGCAGGGCTTTTTACCGGTTCCTCTAAGTTGGTGGAAGGAGACGTTACGAATCCGAAACGGATTTCCTTTCTTCCGAAAATGAATGAGGTCTGGGATTGGGAAGGAAACACATTTCCGAAGTCCGCGACGAGTATCTTGTCCAAGAGGATTCCTTTGGAAGATTGGTCTCTTACCTTCGAGTTGAGTCCTGAGGAAGCATGGCTATCCAAGGAATCTAGAAATCTAGGTTCAGGCGCCGAGATCGTTTGGGAAAATCTGAGAACGAGAGGTTCCCTTTTAACCACGGACTTTGTCCACCCTTCCGGAAAAACCTTTCCGTACGCGGATTATGATTACAGACAAGTGGGATTTATCGCCTTGCCCAGAGTGCCTGACGCATTGCCTGTCTGGATTTTTCGGAGAGAAAAAGGGGAAATCTGGGCTTGGGGAATCATCCCGGAAGAGCTGCTTTCCTCACAAACCTTAGTCCGACAGAGAAGCATTCAGGGGAGCAAGTTCTCCAGTTTTCTTTTTTACGATGTTTCCTCCAATATTCCGTTTACCACTCGGGCCGATTTGAGGAATTATCCAATCATCATCCTCTCAGACCAGAACAATGCAAAATAA
- a CDS encoding ATP-binding protein, producing MRDTIDSLLVRQNSGSCVMFLPPDLSSIRDFRNALRESLEENDFSPKNIGQIELAADEALTNSISANINSDSVETILCRWIVKDSKFTLWIVDYGSGLKEERLRSAYNESKASSLQEFINKFQIYQENKCEFLPMKGKPTFHRNLGKGLRIIQSLMDSVKVLYHCKEGRISSDPGVSNIRGSIIELAFDAKKHSL from the coding sequence ATGAGGGATACGATCGACTCACTATTGGTAAGGCAAAATTCGGGTTCCTGCGTGATGTTCCTTCCGCCGGACCTGTCTAGCATACGGGATTTTCGGAACGCTCTTCGGGAGTCGCTGGAAGAGAACGATTTTTCTCCGAAGAACATCGGACAAATAGAGCTGGCAGCGGATGAGGCATTGACCAACTCCATATCGGCGAATATCAACTCGGATTCGGTGGAGACGATACTCTGTAGATGGATCGTTAAGGATTCCAAATTCACTCTTTGGATCGTCGATTACGGTTCCGGATTGAAGGAGGAAAGACTCCGTTCCGCCTATAACGAATCCAAAGCTTCCTCCCTACAAGAATTCATAAATAAATTTCAAATATACCAAGAGAACAAATGCGAATTCCTTCCGATGAAAGGAAAACCTACCTTCCACCGGAATCTAGGTAAGGGATTGAGGATCATACAATCCTTGATGGATTCCGTTAAAGTACTTTATCATTGTAAAGAAGGCAGAATTTCCTCAGATCCTGGAGTTTCGAATATTCGCGGATCCATCATAGAACTCGCATTCGACGCCAAAAAACATTCCTTGTGA
- a CDS encoding SRPBCC family protein, whose protein sequence is MSATPFVIERTYSVSADQVWKAITDKNRMKEWYFDLSEFKPEIGFEFSFEAGPEDKKYVHLCRITEAIPGKKLAYSWKYQGYPGDSKVIFELFSEGSSDTKLRLTHEGIETFPNDNPVFARENFQAGWTELIGTQLKNFLEKKGA, encoded by the coding sequence ATGTCGGCAACCCCGTTCGTTATCGAAAGAACTTATAGTGTTTCCGCGGATCAAGTTTGGAAAGCGATTACGGATAAAAATCGAATGAAAGAATGGTATTTCGATCTTTCGGAGTTCAAGCCCGAGATTGGATTCGAATTCAGTTTCGAAGCCGGTCCGGAAGATAAAAAATACGTTCACTTATGTAGGATTACCGAAGCGATTCCGGGTAAAAAATTGGCTTATAGTTGGAAATACCAAGGTTATCCCGGCGATTCCAAAGTAATCTTCGAACTTTTTTCCGAAGGAAGTTCAGACACGAAGCTCAGATTGACGCACGAGGGAATTGAAACCTTTCCAAATGACAATCCTGTTTTTGCTCGCGAGAATTTCCAAGCCGGCTGGACGGAATTGATCGGAACCCAGTTGAAAAATTTCTTGGAAAAGAAAGGGGCCTGA
- a CDS encoding LIC13341 family surface-exposed protein, which yields MNSRFFTYLSFRLSILFFVCLFFTACNSKTPSDSKVVSSVLPAAEEKNPDVILKKLGNLDEDPDLECFALVRNGTEEILAVFKKEGGEWVLKYKFPFGLLSIGPMHYDSKANSWKPGEESKSKEAGFVIKRILMEELPGDDFNSLFLEVLSEEPPHGLFSVPFVIRKGVKILDGLAALKDHEFLVKSKRADFNYNKEEKNVTIFPANRTYAQNFNFNGWEMIPDIPNVAVPGLLSVEAPTDWKKNRQGETVVWFKNRGSYAGTTYLSFSFPQGGKLEVESGKDGVRTYSPGSDVYSSEGKYISSKVPLLEATREGWGRNHRYGIRFKYTPNEEGVPYILFRSTSKAYRETIQIPTQASSAKTEMDQQGYRSYRLPLVSRGKSK from the coding sequence ATGAATTCTCGATTTTTTACGTACCTCTCCTTCCGACTTTCTATCCTATTTTTCGTTTGCTTATTCTTCACCGCTTGTAATTCCAAAACCCCGTCTGACTCTAAAGTCGTGTCGTCCGTGTTGCCCGCCGCGGAAGAAAAAAATCCGGATGTTATTCTGAAAAAGCTAGGGAACTTGGATGAAGATCCCGATTTGGAATGTTTCGCTTTGGTCAGAAACGGAACGGAAGAAATTCTGGCGGTGTTCAAAAAAGAAGGTGGGGAATGGGTTTTAAAATATAAGTTCCCTTTCGGGCTTTTGAGCATAGGACCTATGCATTACGATTCTAAGGCGAATTCCTGGAAACCCGGAGAGGAATCCAAGTCGAAAGAAGCCGGATTTGTCATTAAGAGAATTCTTATGGAAGAGCTACCCGGAGACGATTTCAATTCCCTTTTCCTGGAAGTTCTGAGCGAAGAACCTCCCCACGGACTTTTTTCCGTTCCGTTCGTGATTCGGAAAGGGGTCAAAATTCTGGATGGTCTTGCCGCCTTAAAAGATCACGAATTTCTGGTTAAGTCCAAGCGAGCGGATTTTAACTATAATAAAGAGGAGAAAAACGTTACTATATTCCCCGCCAATAGAACTTACGCGCAAAACTTCAATTTTAACGGCTGGGAAATGATTCCTGATATTCCGAATGTCGCTGTTCCCGGTTTGTTAAGCGTAGAAGCTCCGACAGATTGGAAAAAAAACCGGCAAGGAGAGACGGTCGTTTGGTTTAAGAACCGCGGTTCGTATGCAGGTACGACATATCTAAGTTTCTCCTTTCCGCAAGGAGGAAAGCTCGAAGTTGAATCCGGCAAGGACGGGGTCAGGACCTATTCTCCCGGGTCTGACGTTTACTCTTCCGAAGGAAAATACATAAGTTCTAAGGTGCCTCTTTTGGAAGCCACGAGAGAAGGCTGGGGAAGAAACCATCGGTACGGAATCCGATTCAAGTACACTCCGAATGAAGAAGGAGTTCCATATATATTGTTTCGCTCCACTTCCAAGGCTTACCGGGAAACGATTCAAATTCCTACTCAGGCCAGTTCCGCAAAGACGGAAATGGACCAACAAGGATACAGAAGTTACCGACTGCCTTTAGTCTCGAGAGGAAAATCCAAATAG
- a CDS encoding OmpA/MotB family protein, translating to MNFRSRFARYKRKESSEENGDRWLLTYADMITLLLGLFIIMYSVSQVDQSKLKQVADLVRGGFGLGESFFEGSNTNFEEDSLLQPRTQLYRFWERISYALKKMREKTKLMIGMNETEEIRIQIFAPSLGEGEEFQPDEDTDFTFRKVAEVVQGLDVDITLRVQIPYSDQITNRGFRTTWEYNAHRATLIAEVLSEKYGVPKEKISVQAFNGFRQIGERNETSPEQKASQERIEILIRKKEKE from the coding sequence ATGAATTTTAGATCCCGTTTTGCACGTTATAAAAGGAAGGAATCCTCGGAAGAAAACGGGGATCGCTGGCTTTTGACCTACGCGGATATGATCACTCTTTTACTTGGCCTATTCATTATCATGTATTCTGTCTCCCAGGTGGACCAAAGCAAATTGAAACAAGTTGCGGATCTAGTTCGCGGCGGTTTCGGTTTGGGAGAATCTTTTTTCGAGGGTTCGAATACGAATTTTGAGGAAGATTCGTTACTGCAGCCTAGAACGCAACTGTACCGTTTTTGGGAACGTATCTCCTATGCTTTAAAGAAGATGCGAGAAAAAACAAAATTGATGATCGGGATGAACGAGACGGAAGAAATTCGGATTCAAATTTTTGCGCCTTCTTTGGGAGAAGGCGAAGAATTCCAGCCCGACGAAGATACGGATTTTACGTTTCGAAAAGTCGCCGAGGTGGTCCAAGGACTGGACGTGGATATTACACTTCGCGTGCAAATTCCTTATTCGGATCAAATAACAAACCGAGGTTTTAGAACGACTTGGGAATACAACGCTCATCGGGCCACTCTGATCGCGGAGGTGCTTTCGGAAAAATACGGCGTTCCCAAGGAGAAAATATCCGTTCAGGCTTTTAACGGTTTCAGACAAATAGGTGAACGAAACGAAACATCCCCGGAGCAAAAAGCTTCCCAAGAGCGAATTGAAATCCTGATTCGAAAAAAGGAAAAGGAATAA
- the gltX gene encoding glutamate--tRNA ligase → MQNNKEVRTRFAPSPTGFLHVGGARTALFNYLYAKAQGGKFLLRIEDTDQSRSTEESFKTILESLAWLGIEWDEGPSVGGPFGPYIQSERLSIYREYTEKLISEGKAYRCFCTQEELEAKKKQSEAMGIPYVYDGLHANMSETEVQEKLNAGVPYSVRFRTPSKTLIFDDIIQGKVKFETKLIGDFIIVKSDGFPSYNYAVVVDDGLMRISHVIRGVGHLSNTPRQILIYEALGFPVPEFAHASEIVGMDGKKLSKRAGATSILAFRDLGYLPETFVNYMALLGWTSSDGQEYLRGETLKSIFDVHRCSKSPSTFDVFKKPKGGEEEVATNFSSLEQIAEAMNPKSKLNWLSNKYIRELPIAQIAEALVPFLKDRTDIPKEHKDPKNPELASILDSVRVYLDNLRQAPDYVAEFFVSDIKIAGEEAEEVLKQEAAASVIRKFYHLLSESLPQNDEDYKTLMAQAGEATGQKGKTLYMPIRVATTGKAHGLELPILFPLLGKEKLLKRIEKTVLQSGISLN, encoded by the coding sequence ATGCAAAATAACAAAGAAGTTCGCACCCGTTTTGCCCCGTCTCCTACGGGTTTTTTACATGTCGGAGGCGCAAGAACTGCGCTTTTCAACTATCTCTATGCCAAAGCGCAAGGCGGAAAATTCCTGCTCAGGATAGAAGATACGGATCAGAGCAGATCGACGGAAGAATCCTTTAAAACGATTTTGGAATCCCTGGCGTGGTTAGGAATCGAATGGGACGAGGGTCCAAGCGTGGGAGGTCCTTTCGGGCCTTATATACAATCGGAAAGATTATCCATCTACCGCGAATACACCGAAAAATTAATCTCCGAAGGCAAAGCGTACCGCTGCTTCTGCACCCAGGAGGAATTAGAAGCGAAGAAAAAACAATCCGAAGCGATGGGAATTCCCTACGTGTACGACGGACTGCACGCGAATATGAGCGAGACGGAAGTGCAGGAAAAATTGAATGCGGGAGTTCCCTATTCCGTTCGATTCCGGACTCCTTCCAAGACTTTGATCTTCGATGACATCATCCAAGGAAAAGTGAAATTCGAAACGAAGCTGATCGGTGATTTCATCATCGTTAAATCGGACGGCTTTCCGTCCTATAACTACGCAGTAGTCGTAGACGACGGCTTGATGAGAATTTCCCACGTGATACGCGGGGTCGGACATCTTTCCAATACTCCTCGTCAAATTTTGATCTATGAGGCGCTTGGTTTTCCCGTTCCGGAATTCGCTCACGCATCCGAAATCGTAGGAATGGACGGAAAAAAATTGTCCAAGAGAGCAGGCGCCACTTCTATCCTTGCCTTCCGGGATCTAGGCTATTTGCCGGAAACGTTCGTGAATTATATGGCCTTACTCGGCTGGACTTCGTCGGACGGACAGGAGTATCTCAGGGGCGAAACTCTGAAATCCATTTTCGACGTACACAGATGTTCCAAGTCTCCTTCCACTTTTGACGTATTCAAGAAGCCGAAAGGAGGAGAAGAGGAAGTCGCCACGAATTTCTCCAGTTTGGAACAGATTGCGGAAGCCATGAATCCGAAATCCAAATTGAACTGGTTGTCCAATAAATATATCCGCGAACTTCCCATCGCCCAGATTGCCGAAGCCTTGGTCCCTTTTTTAAAGGATCGGACGGATATTCCAAAAGAACATAAGGACCCCAAGAACCCGGAACTGGCATCTATCCTGGATAGCGTTAGGGTCTATCTGGACAATCTCAGGCAGGCACCGGATTATGTGGCGGAGTTCTTCGTTTCGGATATAAAAATCGCGGGGGAAGAGGCGGAGGAAGTCCTTAAGCAGGAAGCTGCCGCATCGGTGATCCGCAAATTCTATCACTTATTATCGGAATCTTTGCCGCAAAACGACGAAGATTATAAGACATTGATGGCCCAAGCGGGAGAAGCCACTGGTCAGAAGGGCAAGACCTTATACATGCCTATTCGAGTGGCGACTACCGGCAAAGCGCACGGATTGGAGCTTCCGATTCTTTTCCCTCTCTTAGGGAAGGAAAAGCTACTCAAACGAATAGAAAAAACGGTATTACAGTCAGGAATTTCCTTAAACTAG
- a CDS encoding toprim domain-containing protein → MSNAKTKTEKKPNGGQERNFKKLSNVEHVRMRTGMWLGQNSASTFEQHFFRKGSDGQYEVVHEELEDVPAKLKCLDEACMNAVDEYRKNQKDKSVPEKDKMSKLIIQLSSDKKTVNVLDNGRGIPAKNAEGVFLHLMYGENFDDQVKQDHVAGQNGVGISLVRMVSSYFKVKTVNDGMSFKKLFTLHEDAKKQIRSYKLSKEDTERAFLYFDEQGKFDECPVLAKDQIEKLVPICKKTNMIEAVEKAAKEDHGTSVEFELNPKYFNSLDVSFNVDLMKQYLQDIAMTNPGLEVQFVHKGKKEKYKFKKGLDEIFSHSALTYYKMDYQAPATGTQLHLEAYLVIGQNKNLTWVNSIFAPQGGSAIEYLENRICDEIRKKSQIVSLEKKLKTSCTRNDVRNCFHMYVNMRLLNPRFKSQDKSYLINDLNEDIRNAVDKHLDKFIKKTGLLEEVKLQMEKRTQMKAFEDAQRGLKKASKMNIPKLMPPTGKPGDAGRVLFVAEGDSAIAGLRPARNPKLHGLFPLRGKPMNCKGVSLAKAIANEELKNIVAIVGLPLNEKVKSIDELNYEKVSIITDADFDGYAIRSLMLSFFYEYWPELFELGLIHISSAPLYEVDIRMGDSKKTETVFCIDDKDYDDLIKRVQKSGGQVIRKKRNKGLGETGKEAMKFAVEECMTKIVIGSKKEASKVQNLWFHKDFAEQRRDAISEYAMSVIED, encoded by the coding sequence ATGAGTAACGCCAAAACCAAAACCGAAAAAAAGCCGAACGGAGGTCAGGAAAGGAACTTCAAAAAACTTTCCAACGTAGAGCACGTACGTATGAGAACCGGGATGTGGCTGGGCCAAAACTCGGCGTCCACGTTCGAGCAACATTTTTTTCGTAAAGGAAGCGACGGTCAGTACGAAGTCGTCCACGAAGAGTTGGAGGACGTCCCCGCGAAATTGAAATGTTTGGACGAAGCCTGTATGAACGCGGTGGACGAATACCGCAAAAACCAGAAGGACAAATCCGTTCCGGAAAAGGACAAGATGTCAAAGTTGATCATCCAGCTTTCGTCCGACAAAAAAACGGTCAACGTCTTAGATAACGGAAGAGGTATTCCCGCTAAAAACGCAGAAGGCGTCTTTCTCCATCTGATGTACGGCGAAAACTTCGACGATCAGGTCAAACAGGACCACGTCGCCGGACAAAACGGGGTGGGAATCTCTCTCGTGCGTATGGTTTCCTCCTATTTTAAGGTAAAAACCGTAAACGACGGGATGTCCTTCAAGAAACTATTTACCCTTCATGAGGATGCGAAAAAGCAGATCCGCTCCTACAAACTTTCCAAAGAAGATACCGAACGGGCGTTTCTGTATTTCGACGAACAAGGAAAATTCGACGAATGTCCCGTTTTGGCCAAAGACCAGATCGAAAAACTGGTTCCAATATGCAAAAAAACGAATATGATCGAGGCGGTGGAAAAAGCCGCCAAGGAAGATCACGGAACCTCGGTAGAATTCGAACTGAATCCGAAATATTTCAACAGCCTCGACGTCTCTTTCAACGTGGATCTGATGAAGCAATACCTTCAGGATATCGCAATGACGAATCCGGGCTTGGAAGTTCAGTTCGTACATAAGGGCAAAAAGGAAAAATACAAATTCAAGAAAGGGTTGGACGAGATCTTTTCCCACTCCGCCCTTACGTATTACAAAATGGACTACCAAGCGCCCGCGACAGGAACCCAGCTTCACCTAGAAGCATATTTAGTGATCGGGCAAAATAAAAATCTTACTTGGGTAAATTCCATCTTCGCTCCCCAAGGCGGATCCGCTATCGAATATCTCGAAAACAGAATCTGCGACGAAATTCGCAAAAAAAGCCAGATCGTTTCCCTTGAAAAGAAATTAAAGACGAGCTGTACCAGAAACGACGTTCGGAATTGCTTTCACATGTATGTGAATATGCGTCTTCTGAATCCCCGATTCAAATCCCAAGATAAGTCTTATCTGATCAACGACCTAAATGAAGATATTCGTAATGCGGTAGACAAACACCTGGATAAATTCATCAAAAAAACGGGACTGCTGGAGGAAGTAAAACTCCAGATGGAGAAACGGACCCAAATGAAAGCCTTTGAAGATGCACAAAGAGGTCTCAAGAAGGCGAGTAAGATGAACATTCCGAAGTTGATGCCTCCGACGGGAAAACCGGGAGACGCCGGCAGGGTGCTCTTCGTGGCGGAAGGAGATTCCGCAATCGCAGGACTTCGTCCGGCAAGAAATCCGAAGCTTCACGGTCTGTTTCCTTTGAGAGGAAAACCGATGAACTGCAAAGGCGTTTCCTTGGCCAAAGCGATCGCCAACGAGGAATTGAAGAATATCGTCGCTATCGTCGGATTACCCTTGAACGAAAAAGTGAAGTCTATAGACGAACTCAATTACGAAAAAGTAAGTATCATCACCGACGCGGACTTCGACGGATATGCCATCCGGTCCTTGATGCTATCTTTCTTTTATGAATATTGGCCGGAATTATTCGAGCTAGGATTGATTCATATTTCCAGCGCCCCTCTGTACGAAGTGGACATCCGCATGGGAGATTCGAAAAAGACCGAAACGGTCTTTTGCATCGACGATAAGGATTATGACGATCTGATCAAGAGAGTCCAAAAGTCCGGCGGACAAGTCATACGCAAAAAAAGGAACAAAGGACTGGGAGAGACCGGCAAGGAAGCTATGAAGTTTGCCGTGGAAGAATGTATGACCAAAATCGTAATCGGGAGTAAAAAAGAGGCTTCCAAGGTGCAGAATCTTTGGTTCCACAAGGATTTTGCGGAGCAAAGAAGAGACGCGATCTCCGAATATGCGATGAGCGTTATAGAAGACTAA
- a CDS encoding DNA gyrase subunit A translates to MKDSNKSSKDNFPKVPFEDQVNDDQRKYSRYVCDSRAIPHEIDGLKPVQRRILWAMWNSDARNRFTKTVKVAGLAMGYHPHGDRSIQDALSQMAQDFTFANNYPLVAGEGTFGDVLDPSAIASPRYTEVKLSDFVKDLGFFESLPDIDYVKNYDETEDEPIHFVGKVPVVLLNNIQGIATGFRCFIPGHKLSEVINSQVNYLKTKKPLPLKPWYKDYKGQVKMAKTEAGNTTMTTTFNFTWEGDTLFLTDSPMNWNREKVINLLDDILERKDSWLKDYVDYSSQKFKVELIYKKGEKPTPKQIAEVFSKEDTQTLANNVITYDGRLKNFGPEEIIKRFCDFRKTHLIRRFKRLAGLEEEKIERNSELIRFIKEKWNEKVVGIKSKKDFEDRLQKAKFTYFEWLASIPVYRMTIDEVRKCEEAIVEAKAALSRYQSLVKEDKKLTEFMIGELTELKDKWDKE, encoded by the coding sequence ATGAAAGATTCCAATAAATCCAGCAAAGATAACTTTCCGAAAGTTCCCTTCGAAGACCAAGTCAACGACGACCAGAGAAAGTATTCCCGTTATGTTTGCGATTCTAGGGCGATTCCGCATGAAATAGACGGATTGAAACCGGTCCAAAGACGGATTCTCTGGGCGATGTGGAACTCCGACGCGAGAAATCGTTTTACGAAGACCGTAAAAGTTGCCGGTCTTGCAATGGGATACCACCCTCACGGGGATCGTTCCATCCAGGACGCCCTTTCTCAAATGGCGCAGGATTTTACGTTTGCAAATAATTACCCCTTGGTAGCAGGAGAAGGAACCTTTGGGGACGTCCTAGATCCGAGTGCCATCGCTTCCCCGAGGTACACGGAGGTCAAACTTTCGGATTTCGTAAAGGATCTGGGATTTTTCGAAAGTCTACCCGACATAGATTACGTTAAGAATTACGACGAAACCGAGGACGAGCCCATCCATTTCGTAGGAAAAGTTCCCGTCGTTCTTCTGAACAATATCCAAGGAATCGCGACCGGGTTCCGTTGCTTTATTCCGGGCCATAAACTTTCCGAAGTCATCAATTCCCAAGTCAATTATTTAAAAACTAAAAAGCCTCTTCCCCTTAAGCCTTGGTACAAGGATTACAAAGGCCAAGTGAAAATGGCCAAAACCGAAGCCGGCAATACCACGATGACCACCACCTTCAATTTCACTTGGGAAGGTGATACTCTGTTCCTTACGGATTCTCCGATGAACTGGAACCGGGAAAAAGTGATCAATCTCCTGGACGATATCCTGGAAAGGAAAGATTCCTGGCTCAAAGACTATGTGGATTATTCCAGTCAGAAATTCAAAGTCGAACTGATTTACAAAAAAGGGGAAAAACCGACTCCCAAACAGATCGCGGAAGTTTTTTCCAAAGAGGATACGCAGACCCTTGCAAACAACGTGATCACCTACGACGGCCGACTCAAAAATTTCGGACCCGAGGAAATCATCAAAAGATTCTGCGACTTCCGGAAAACCCATTTGATTCGAAGGTTCAAACGCCTCGCGGGTCTCGAAGAAGAAAAGATAGAAAGAAATTCCGAATTGATCAGATTCATTAAGGAAAAATGGAACGAAAAAGTCGTCGGAATCAAATCCAAAAAGGATTTCGAAGATCGACTTCAAAAAGCGAAATTTACGTATTTCGAATGGTTGGCCTCTATCCCGGTTTATAGGATGACGATCGACGAGGTCCGCAAGTGCGAAGAAGCGATCGTAGAAGCTAAAGCCGCGCTTTCCAGGTACCAAAGTCTCGTAAAAGAGGACAAGAAACTGACGGAATTCATGATCGGAGAATTGACCGAACTCAAGGATAAATGGGATAAGGAATGA
- a CDS encoding FFLEELY motif protein — MGNFEETKLKQAKIEIVRAQVERFRKFYADYFHLEETIPMVEYFFETIYNLEGKEAWMQLALDTYQRVKNMMKETTRSNLETLIELNNLTDKLDGEMAKLLLVRDWNGKRLAREEYDDLYRAFGHKPEREEQLRIVLHNLRTFYELAHRPIAAYLIRPARLMASLLGVSPLFHSVEQAYNAVLPVSPKIFAAFIEKVEERETQYLNSAFDSESRQETAL; from the coding sequence GTGGGAAATTTCGAAGAAACAAAACTCAAACAGGCCAAAATAGAGATCGTTCGGGCTCAAGTGGAACGATTCCGCAAATTCTATGCGGATTACTTTCATCTGGAAGAGACGATCCCTATGGTGGAATATTTCTTCGAGACGATCTATAATTTGGAAGGAAAGGAAGCATGGATGCAATTGGCTCTGGATACGTATCAAAGAGTCAAAAACATGATGAAAGAAACGACCAGATCCAACTTGGAAACGCTGATCGAACTGAACAATCTTACGGATAAGCTCGACGGCGAAATGGCCAAGCTGCTTCTCGTGCGGGACTGGAACGGAAAGCGTCTCGCTCGGGAAGAATACGACGATTTGTACCGCGCTTTCGGCCATAAGCCTGAGAGAGAGGAACAGTTGAGGATCGTATTACACAATCTGAGAACGTTTTATGAACTCGCACATAGACCGATCGCTGCGTATCTCATACGACCGGCTAGACTCATGGCATCCCTGCTCGGAGTTTCTCCCTTGTTTCATTCCGTGGAACAGGCTTATAATGCCGTTCTTCCGGTTTCACCCAAGATATTCGCCGCGTTTATCGAAAAAGTGGAGGAACGGGAAACGCAATATTTAAATTCCGCATTCGATTCCGAATCCAGACAAGAAACCGCATTATGA